Proteins from one Microbacterium sp. Root553 genomic window:
- a CDS encoding tripartite tricarboxylate transporter permease yields the protein MNALMEGLNSLLDISILLYMLVGLLLGFMVGAFPGITATMAVALAAGFTMTLEPVQGLAVLLTIYVAANFGDRVPSILINTPGTPASIATTLDGYPMAKQGRAGLALTISAIVSAVGILASLVLFAVAAVPIASFARDYFKSPELFALVVFGISIMIGISSKSMLKGILAGLFGLMLGTVGTYAATADQRFTFGVLELVEGVNFIAVIIGLFGIAELFDQLLTYRKSNVRPISSLGRWWPNRSELKQSGRATAVGGAVGLGVGLIPAAGGDIAGLIGWERARKASKHPEMFGKGSIEGVAASDTASSATLGGSLTTTMALGIPGDSVMAVMIGSMIIWGITPGPTLFTNRPDLVVSIVGIMLVATLLSLALSLVRMKGMVKLLDVPQPYLWSGILIFCIIGTYATSNSLSTVVTMLVFGVIGVMLKRMQVPAGPIVLGLLLGPLAEENLARTLAILPTRPFFEVVSPIALVLLALAVLSIVMPAIRAARSPRRERASLEDSILSASTVEQIEKAHGELAADPDLLTSTVRNVDTSSRASRRARKNSKETEK from the coding sequence GTGAACGCGCTCATGGAGGGGCTGAACTCGCTCCTCGACATCTCGATCCTGCTCTACATGCTCGTGGGGCTCCTGCTCGGCTTCATGGTCGGCGCCTTCCCCGGCATCACCGCGACCATGGCCGTCGCCCTCGCCGCAGGGTTCACGATGACCCTCGAGCCCGTCCAGGGCCTCGCCGTGCTGCTCACGATCTACGTCGCGGCGAACTTCGGCGACAGGGTGCCCTCGATCCTCATCAACACCCCCGGCACCCCGGCATCGATCGCCACCACGCTCGACGGCTATCCGATGGCCAAGCAGGGCAGAGCGGGCCTCGCGCTGACGATCTCGGCGATCGTCTCGGCCGTCGGCATCCTCGCCTCGCTCGTGCTCTTCGCCGTCGCCGCGGTGCCGATCGCGAGCTTCGCCCGCGACTACTTCAAGTCTCCCGAGCTGTTCGCGCTGGTCGTCTTCGGCATCTCGATCATGATCGGCATCTCGTCGAAGTCGATGCTCAAGGGCATCCTCGCCGGTCTCTTCGGCCTCATGCTCGGCACCGTCGGGACGTATGCGGCCACCGCAGACCAGCGCTTCACGTTCGGGGTGCTCGAACTCGTCGAGGGCGTCAACTTCATCGCCGTGATCATCGGCCTCTTCGGCATCGCCGAGCTCTTCGATCAGCTGCTCACGTACCGCAAGAGCAACGTCCGCCCCATCTCGAGCCTCGGCCGCTGGTGGCCGAACCGCTCGGAGCTGAAGCAGAGCGGCCGTGCGACCGCGGTCGGCGGTGCCGTCGGCCTCGGCGTCGGACTCATCCCCGCCGCGGGTGGCGACATCGCAGGACTCATCGGCTGGGAGCGCGCGCGCAAGGCGTCGAAGCACCCGGAGATGTTCGGCAAGGGATCCATCGAGGGCGTCGCCGCCTCCGACACGGCCTCCAGCGCCACGCTCGGCGGTTCGCTCACGACCACGATGGCGCTCGGCATCCCCGGCGACTCGGTGATGGCCGTGATGATCGGCTCGATGATCATCTGGGGCATCACGCCCGGCCCGACCCTGTTCACCAACCGCCCCGACCTGGTGGTCTCGATCGTCGGGATCATGCTCGTCGCGACGCTGCTCTCACTCGCCCTGAGCCTCGTGCGCATGAAGGGCATGGTGAAGCTGCTCGACGTGCCCCAGCCGTACCTGTGGAGCGGCATCCTGATCTTCTGCATCATCGGCACGTATGCCACCTCGAACAGCCTGTCGACCGTCGTCACGATGCTCGTGTTCGGCGTCATCGGGGTGATGCTGAAGCGGATGCAGGTGCCCGCCGGGCCCATCGTGCTCGGCCTGCTGCTCGGCCCGCTGGCCGAGGAGAATCTGGCTCGCACGCTGGCGATCCTTCCGACGCGTCCGTTCTTCGAGGTCGTCAGCCCGATCGCGCTCGTGCTGCTCGCGCTCGCCGTGCTCTCGATCGTGATGCCCGCGATCCGCGCCGCCCGCTCTCCCCGCAGAGAACGGGCCTCGCTCGAGGACTCGATCCTCTCCGCATCGACGGTCGAGCAGATCGAGAAGGCCCATGGCGAGCTCGCCGCGGACCCCGAC